Genomic window (Capsicum annuum cultivar UCD-10X-F1 chromosome 10, UCD10Xv1.1, whole genome shotgun sequence):
CTATTCGATATAACAAACTATTCCCTCTATGTAACTGATAAGTTTCCTTTTTCCTGATTCAAAACGAAGGAAGTATGTTTTAAACAATTTTCTTTGCTCAAATCAGCCAAAACTTTTAAAGGTTAATTCTTTGATGGAAATTTGACAATTGACACTCCTACTATTCACAAAACAAAGGCAAGTCTGATTATATTTACATTTTGGCCAGGTTGGTAAGGGGTTGTCAAGAGATGGAAAAGCTCAGAAACTAGCTTTTCAGCATTGGATTGAGGCAGTGAGTCACTTCCCACTGCTGCTTTATTTGAGTGTGCCCCATTAACATTATTgatgtttgtatttttatgatCTTGGTTTTGTGGTAATTGTAGATTGATCCACGCCACCGTTATGGGCACAACTTGCATGTGTACTATGAGGAGTGGCGTAAAAGTGATGCTGGCCAGCCATTTTTCTTTTGGTAAGAAAGCTGAATGGTGGAATTGTTACATCACAAAATGTCTGGTATATTTTGAGGTGGTAAATAATGAGGGATGGCAGCTCTATCCCTTAAAGTTTTGGACTGAAAGAGCAGTTTTGTGCTATGTCGCCCGGACTCTTCTAAAATGTTGTATACCCATGTCGGgtcctccaaaaatgcactacttttggaggatccaatGCACACCCGccagtccgagcaacatagtttttgtacttattttaggAAGTACTGCAGCaaatttttgcttttttcttatttcttaaatggTGGAATTCATGACTAGCCTTGCTCATCACAACGAGCGATGTGAGTTAAAGACTATAATATTTAACTTACGTAGCTTACCCTTTAGACTTTTTTGAGTAAGGTTCTAAAAGATTACAAAAGAGAAATCCTCCAGAAATCGTGAGTCAATTTGAATATCCTTGggaactaaattgatttagattaattgaatatattaaaatttaatttagatattcaaagacTAATACGAAAAGTACTATAAGTTCCAATTTTTCTAATATCGATGTGGTGAAATAGTACATCTTAAATTGCTAGTCAAAGTTTATGTAGCTTGACTCGCGATAAGTAATGTAACAAGTTCTTTGAGATGGAAGGAGTACTAATCCTAATAAAACGAATAGTAAAAattagtttgtttgatttgcatTCGCGCCTATAAGATAAATCAACATAAATGCAAATGTATTTGGACGTTATTGATTATTCCATGTATTGCAATTCTCATATGTACAGGAAGTTGAGGCATTAGTTTATTGCATAGGCGGTTGACTAATCTTGTGCTACTTCAGTATGAAGTCTAGAACATTGGGCATTGTTGGGTTCTGTTTTCATTTGACTGCTGTTTTTGTACAATGTGGATAATCCAGCCTGATTTATGAAGGTAGTTGTACGAAATAGTCACGGGTAACTAGATTACTGGTACATGTGCAGGTTAGATCTTGGAGATGGCAAAAAGGTTGATCTTAAAGAATGTTCGAGAtctaagcttcaaaaacaaaGTATTAAGTATCTTGGACCAGTATGTGCCGAATCTTTTGTTACTTATTACAATGcaaatcatgatttttagcatCAGTATACAAATGGCTTCTCATATCTAGTGCTGATGTTGGTTTACGTGATTTGTTCTATCGTATACCATGTAATATTAATTTTACTTCTATTGCATGATCTCATATGTACTTCGTCTACTAAGTGAAGGTCTAAGTGCCGCCTAATTTCCTTTGCCACATTGTTTGACATTGCCACACACTCCTAATTACTCCCTTATCTTTCTGTAATCAGCAACAGAGAGAACATTATGAATATGTAGTGGCTGAAGGGAAAATACTTCATAACCAAACAGGAAATCATCTTGATACAACCAATGGGTTGCCAGGGGCAAAATGGATCTTTGTAATGAGCACCTCAAAGAGACTCTATGCTGGCGAGGTGAGTGGTAAAAGTTACTAAATAAATCCTTTTAtgagggttacaggggaaaggaggggagaaaaagttgttccgactcgctaaggctagggagaggaagggtcgtgacctcgatcaggtgcggtgcattaagggggaggacggtagagtgttggtggaggacggccacataaagaagagatggcagtcgtactttcataggctcttgaatgacgagggggacagagctattgtgttaggggaactggagcactcaggggagtgtcgggattttagctattgtagacgttttaaggtagacgaggttagacaggcagtccgcaggatgcgaaggggtagggcgacggggccggatgagataccggtggagttttggaagttcgttggagaggctggtgtaaggtggttgactgcattgttcaatgaaattttcaggacagcaaagatgcccgaggcgtggaggtggagtaccatgatccccctctataagaataagggggacattcagtgttgcaataactatagggggattaagttactgagtcactctatgaagatctgggagagagtggtcgaggtgaggctgagacgggtagtgtctatctcggaaaaccagttcggatttatgcccggccgctcgacgacggaggcaattcacctggtacggcggttggtggagcaatatagggaaaggaagaaggatttgcacatggtgttcatcgacctagaaaaggcgtacgacaaagtccccagggaggtgctttggagatgcttggaggtgagtggagtaccgcaggcatatagcagagtaattaaggatatgtatgagggagcgaaaacccaggtgaggacggcgggaggagactcagagcacttcactgtcctgacaggattgcatcagggatctactcttagtccctttttgtttgcgctagtaatggatgtgttaacgcggcgtatccaaggggaggtgccgtggtgtatgctttttgcagacgatgtagtcctgatagatgagacgcgagggggtgtgaacgaaaaattagagctgtggaggcaaactctggagtctaaagggttcagggtgagcagaaccaagacagagtatgtggaatgtaagtttaatgacgtaaggcgagagaatgaggtagtggtgaggctagaagcgcaggaggtaaagaaaagggataagttcaagtacctcgggtccgtgatccagagtaacggtgagattgacgaggatgtctcgcaccgtatcggggcgggatggatgaagtggaaacttgcatcgggggtgctgtgtgataagaaggtgccgcccaagcttaaaggtaaattctatagggtggtagtccgtccggccttgctgtatggagcggagtgttggccagttaagaactcccacacccaaagaatgaaggtggcagaaatgcggatgttgcgctggatgtgtggactgacccgaagggatagagctcggaatgagactatccgggagaaggttggtgtgacttcagtggagtgtaagatgcgggaagcacgattgagatggttcggacacgtgaagaggaggggcatggatgccccggtccgtaggtgtgagaggctagcgttggatggttttagacggggtaggggtagaccgaagaagtactggggtgaggtgattaggcgggacatggaacagttacagcttaccgaggacatgaccctagataggaaggtctggaagacgcgaattacggcagaggattagggcctgttcgggtcgctaatgtagggaggtaattggtgggggtgtattcctggtatgattccgtattcaatgttctgttccgtgttccgtgttctatgtttgttacgaatctgtgtgctttcctctgctttatattcctgcattcctgctttactctgttttatattccttatggctgcagtatctatgttatgtcatctgcttctgtgctgtactatgtgtttgtttgatatctcgtaacttgagccgggggtctttcggaaacagcctttctacttcatcagaggtagaggtatggactgcgtacatcttaccccccccgaccccacaaagtgggaatacactgggtttgttgttgttgttgttgatgattatCCTGCAAATTGTTTTTTCCACTGTTAACCCAGAGGGTTTGTTATTCTAATGCCTTTCAGAAGAAGAAAGGAATATTTCATCATTCCAGCTTTCTTGCTGGTGGAGCTACTTTAGCTGCTGGAAGACTAGTGGTAAAGGATGGGATGCTTAAGGTAAATATCTGTTATATTGTTGTACTATCGTAAGATTGCATATGCCTGACTTCGAAACTATGTCAAGATCTAAATGCAGGAGTCATCTCTTCTCAGCTTTGTGAAACACTAGTTATGTCTATGGATTTGAAAAACACTTTCATGCTCcacattaatataaaaatattcattGAGATACCATTTTTGGCAGAATTTCTTAATTGCATATAGAGAATTAAATGTCCTATGAAGAGAAAATTGCATCCCTTTGTTTCTATCTCTGTTTTTAAGCCTAATGTGATGTACTATTTGCAAGTGAAGTTAAGAGAAAAAATGGATAACGACACTTGAAACATAAGCGTgtaacttgaaagagaaacatcAGTCACTGCTCGATATGTTTAGGTTGCACACGGCTGTGCTCTGACATTTTACTTTTTCAGTCTATTTCAGCATATAGTGGGCATTATCGGCCAACTGATGATCACCTTGAAAGCTTTTTATCATTTCTGAAGGAAAATGGAGTCAACATGGATGAAGTTGAGGTTAGTGATTTCCGAGTCTTCCGTACTTCCAGATTACATTCTTACTGATATATGTTTTGGAACACCAACTCTTCTGATCAttcttataaatttaaaaattaatatcgGAAAAGGCACAATGGCCATGCCAAATAAATAGAAAGTACAATCTTAGTGAGGCTTAAGGCTGCTGTTCCGTTAAGCCTGTCACCACCTACCTGTGGCTTCTTGGTCTAGTCTGATGTATAGGATTCTCAACTCCCTCAAAGGCCCCTGTAACTCTGAACATCCGATAGTACATAATTGCGTTGGTTCATTTCAGTTTGAAATGCTTAGTAACCGTGGTTTATTTCCTCTTTCATATCATGTTCCAACTAATCTAATGTAATGTAATGTTTTTTTCCTCTTTCCTTATCATGTCCCATTCTATGGGTATCTAATCTAATGAATGCATCCCCTGTTCCAAAAAAAATCTAATGAATGCTTCCGTCAATGCTTATAGGGCCCAAGTATCACGAAGGGCCGCATCTCCTTACCTTATAATGTACTCTGCATATGATTTTACTTATGAATGGTTGTGATTAGTTATTCCATTCTGAAGTAAATTTGATCCTCGTCATTTTATTATCATCAGATAAAAAAGGCGAAAGACGATGATGAAAGTTATGAAGAGGGACAGTCATCTAAGAGTCACTCCGCGTCTGATCTTTCAACTATATCAGAATCCCCTCCTAATATTGATTTTCcgaaagaagaggaaaaagactTCCCGTTAGAAAGTCCACAAGCTGAAAAAGCAAGTAGCTATAAGAGAACACTCTCGGGCGGTCTTGAGAGCCCCAGAGCAGAGGTGCCAAAAACTGCAATACTGCAAAGGATAAATTCGAAGAAGTCATCAAAGTCATATCAACTCGGTCATCAACTCTCCCTGTCATGGTCAACCGGTGCAGGCCCAAGAATTGGATGCATTGCTGACTACCCGGCTGAACTAAGACTGCAGGCCTTGGAACTAACGAACCTTTCCCCAAGACCTCATTCTGGATCATCAACTCCTAGGCCGATTGATGCGCTTGTATCACCTACTTGTGCTTCACCGGTCTTGTGCAATGGTGATGTAACGCATTTGTGAAAGTTTGTGTAAAGCCTTTAGTCATTTTCCAACTTTCCTGCAAACAAGCTGTAGTGAGTGCAAAGCAGTACTAGCTTCGTCCTCCCTTGTTCCTGTTTTGCAACCTGATGTTAGTTTACTTTCTGAGTTTGTGCTGCCTTTGGTAGTTCATTTAGCCCAAGGAAAGcaataactatttttaaaaaaagttatttgatGCCTATTAGGATTTTGTCAAAACAGCTTAATTACAATTGTTGACAAGAGTTGAACAAAAAGGGCAGCGTGATGCACTAAAGTTTTCGCTATGTAGAGGGTTCGGAGAATTGCCCAATCACAAGAGTTGGAGGAGCTTCTAAAATATTGCATGTGTAGGAAAGTTTTTTTCAATCTATTATGTACATTGGTCAAAATTTTGAATAAACACacattttttaaggaaaaatagttacttaaaaatggaaaagataaCATTAACTTTTCCAATAGGAAGATGGAAAACAAGTTAATGACATTCCATGTTGATTGTGCTCTCACCACCCTCAAACACACCTCATCTTCAAGGCCGCTTATGTAGCTCCATTTTTACAACCTTAACCCCTGCCCCTTCCCCCACCTGAATATTTGTataaattatatacaaatatttttaaattataagaCTGAATTAAGGTATTCAAGTGGATTATGTGAGCAATTTTGATAACCATTAATTATTAAAGTCATGGAAATTTGATTGTTATAGTAAAACAGGGTGATAAACAATTTATTGAAACGCCTTTGAGTGTATTCGAAAAGCCTAACAACTTTCTTTCCTTCCTGTGTAAATAAAAaggtaaatcaatttattttttgcgTCAAGTTCGAGAGTAATTCGCCTCCAAATTTTTTGGTTACGTcttttattagtatttatttattataacaTCATAACTGATGTTTTTTCGTGGTATACGTATTGATTTGTTCAATTTAAAGTTGCAACCGTACGACTAATTTAAggacaaataattttttattagaaaCGGTTCATATCTTAATATTAAATTCGATATCTCTAATCAGTAAAGAAAATTTCTATTTTCACTGTTTCAATTTTTATTACATTTATATTTAAAGAGTCATACTTCTTTATACAATccttacattttaaaaataatttatatatttaaaattacataaaaatattataaattataaaaattaataatttaaattatttataaaaatgaataaataaacatgattaaaaaaatattattggactcttgaaattaaaatttagactTAAGTCATCGACAACCACTTTaagttatctcaaaaatttacttGGACTCCCTAACTAAGGCATGTGCCTATTGAATACCTTTACTACTGGTCTTGTACCCATTAAACACTTTTATTACTTGAATTTGAACCATTTATACAAATTTTTAATAATCAGCTATAAATATAATGTGTGTATTGCAATTACGTTAcaatataacaaattaaataatgtcatttGGCATGTCactccaaaaaaatattaaacaaataaTGATGGTGACAATTtacaatttttaattaaaaaaaaaatagcaacattTTCCACTACCTCCCTCCCCCACCCTATAATCTTCATCTccatttctgttttttttttttaatttttttttttagcaattttatttctttagcaatccaattcatatttattgctattttttcttcttcttgtgttgtAAATTCCTTGGAATTTGAATTcattaataatatcaataaaatcaTTTTAGATTCATAATAAGTTagtcgaaaaaaataaaatttcattgaaattttttttgaccCAATCTTTACAATGTTGAGAATTTCCTTATCAGGGATcttcctagttcaagaatcaaatttgatgcctttttttaaaaaaaaaattaaaatactttgtaaaaataaaattgctaagaattaaaaaaaaatttacaaaaatttaaatgaagaagaagatggctTAAAGACAGGGAGGAGACGAGGGAGGCgccactactttttttttttaattgaaaattattaattgtATTAACAAGATTGTTAaaagttttaaaagaaaaaaaaaatatagatgaagaagatgaagaagaagatggctaAAGACGGGAGAGGGGGGAGGGGGTGAAGGAGGGGGACTGCTTTTccttttaggggtcgtttggtacaaAGAGAAGTTATTCATGGATTAACAATACAGGGATTAGTAATACagagattattttttatgaagTGTTTGGTTTAttgtattaaaaaatagatatatcatgtattttaaaactcaacaaaattttttttacaattatatccttaaatttttttgagattttctactttatttaacTAGTCAAGTTTCTCACCCTTTGCGCAatcttaaaaaagttaaaatataaataataattttcactccacttagttgatcatttatttcttttaaaaaaattgagtttatttaatcaagaaaaatttaaaacaaacaaataattgtcatattatagagaaataatttttaaaaaatgtaaagcACACTATGTAAGAACATCACGGATTGTTGATaatataattttagattttcaaattatatatttatttgacaataattttttctatttaaatttatcCGTCTGTAAATTGAACAATTACAAAATAGCATAAATGTAGTTCACATTCGAAACTATCAACCAACATAAGGGAGGAAATGATATTTAAGCACTTGATCTAAATacgtaaagtaaaaaaaagttggcaaattaaaatgtaacataacaaccaaatttatagtgattaaatttaaaatgaaacttaaagaaaaatttaataaaaaaaattgaggggTAGTTGAGTCATTTAATTCTCTTATCGATGTATTTTTAAGCCATGGATAAGTAATCCCATGGTTTCTTAGCGATAAGCTAATACACTCTATGGTGTATTAGCTATCCATGTATTAGGTGAGATTAAATTTAAATTGGCAAACCAAACATTGTACATAGGTGGATTAACTTTTAATccatggattattttatttaatacgGCCTACCAAACGAGTCCTAATgtattaataaaatgaaaaaggtaTGGATATaccctgaactttgataaatggtacacaTATATCTTTCGTTATACTTTagatacaaatatacccttgccgtcaatgaaaaggtacaaatatatccttaTCACTAATGGCGAGACACGTGTCTATTTCCTATTCGtttgtcttttttttaattattttaataccaTATAATTAAAAGGGACCCTAATTAAATCCCATATCCAACCCAAGTTATAATGCCCGACCCGACCTGATCTATAATTGCACAGAAGCGTTCAATTTTGCTCCAATTCAATTTCATTCTCCAGCTAAATAACATGATTGATTAAGGTATTGAAAAAACTAAAACGTCAATTGGCTGAAGCGGAGGCAGAATTAGAATCTCGCAAGAAGCCTCCAGTTGAAGCTGGATCAAAAGTTGTAGGAGAAGGTCTAGTAATAGATGAATGGGTAAGGCTATCTGTCCATGCATATTGAAGTATGTATCTTTCAGTGTTCGACTCCTCTAACAATGCGTCTGCTTGCGATTGTTCAATAGAAGGAGCGAAGGGAGAAGCAGTGGCGGATGTACACTATAGTCAGGAGGTTATCTGAATCTCCTTCGACgcaaaattatgttatatatatatatggttaaaattatcttttatgtatatatatatatatatatattagatgttgaaccccttcgatTAGTTTTTATATTCACTTATGAACCTCTCAGCGAAAATCTTGGCTCCGCCACTGGAGAGAGGTAGGTTGAGGCTGTTGATTCAGCGTAATGCAACTAGTAAATTTTAATGCAAGTGTCTCTTTTGCCATAATTTGTAATGTTAAGTCAGATCCACTTCTTTGCTGCTTTGTTTCTTTTGAAGGATGGCGAAAAAGGGGGCAAAAACATTGTACACTCCTGTGCAATTATAGATCGGATCGGGTCGGGTATTATAATTTGGGTTGGGTATGAATTTAAGTAtaacactactagaaattacccctattgcaACGAACCTTTTGGCAACGGTTCCAAAGGTGTGGCTATAGAAGGTCTATTGTAACAGTTGTAACcgttgcaaaaaaaattattgtagtaTAGCTAGTTGGTACTACAACCGTTGCTACGATGGATAAGCGTTGCAATAGGGTGTCTTATAGCGACGGTTGGATGAACCATTGCCATAGACACACCTATGGCAATGCTTTATTGAAAAAAAAGGCTATTACATCGGTTTTATTTTCCCTCCACTTGTTATGCTATTTGTTTCATCAGAAGCATAGAGAGAGAAATCAAATCCAAACATTCTTCTTTGCAAAACACTCCTTTTCCCTTTCCCCTCTTTCCTCCTTCACCACCTCTCTCCCGTCTCCGCCGAGCACTGCCAGTTCAAGGGTTTCGACGTCGATGATATCGACAAATTTGTTGACCTCGATGAACCCATCTCCGCCGCACAACACCTCTGTCTTCCTCCCTTAGTGGCCACTCAAGTTACATCTCGCCGTCCAACCCGAAGCCTGCGTCGATGTCCTTTGAGGAATGGGATGAAGATGAGTTAGCAGGTATTTCTTAATCTCCGTCCTCTAATTCCTCTTTAATTATGAAATCTGCCACTGAGACTTCCAATCGGATCCTGATTTGAAACCTGAACTGGAGCTTGACATTGAAAGACCGAGATTGATATCGAATTATACGGTTGAgatattttgtttttgatataGTATAATATTTCTTTCTTGTGACTTTTGTGAGATATATACTCTGATTGTGTGCTAGCGAAATGTGCCAAGGCCTTTCTATGTTGGAAGGAGTGAGAATGTTGTATGGGTTAGAGGAATTGCCAAGACCGTCGCAAATGGAACAATTGTGTGGGAAATGAAGGCTATACCGATCGATTGGGGCACGGTATATGTGGCGGTTAATTGAGGGAAATGGAACCCCAATTACTGCAGCAATAGTGATGGAGGGTGGTCATGTGCAGCCCTTGTAGCAAATTGAACCTCAGTAGGGAGGTACAACAACATCAATTGCAACTTCTGAAGCCTATTAACGGCGTTGGCAACCTTGGGTATGTGTACCAATTTGCTTCAGAATGCTTACATAATATATTCTGGATAAGTTCATATGATGCACATTGTATTCGCCACACATTATGATTCAATTGCAGAGTAAATAAAATTGTCTATTATTGTATATTAATGATTTTTACGTCGAGAAAGGTTAAGTGTATTCGGTGTCCTACAAATGTTTTGTTTTGCACGAGTGTCATGTATTCGGTGCGATTCAAGACAGCAATCTGCATAAATTAGCTAGTTACCTTAAGAAAgtcttatatgatattatggCCTTTATGGTGGGGGGGTTATGAATTTTCTAGATTGAATCCACAGATATATAtctacttgagttcaaaagatcTTTGTCCTAGTCAACAGTAATGTATTTTCCCTGTGTCAGGTCTACATCATATAAGTTGAGTTTAGATCTGGAAATGGATAAGCTTTCAAATCCAAATCATCAGTGAGATATATACTCCATTCATGTTACAAGTTGTGTTAGCTTGCTCCATGTCTGCAGTAAAAATCTGAAGGGTAGCCTTAGAGTAATATAAAGTTGTCTCCGTGTGACC
Coding sequences:
- the LOC107843677 gene encoding IQ domain-containing protein IQM3 isoform X2 encodes the protein MELETHASSCFDNLNSHSPIRSNSFIDTNGRKCQWPDSTGAGDDIPVDKPATRHAKAAMTVQKVYRSYRTRRMLADSALVAEELWWQAIDHARLNQSTVTFFNVPQPETAASRWNRISLNASKVGKGLSRDGKAQKLAFQHWIEAIDPRHRYGHNLHVYYEEWRKSDAGQPFFFWLDLGDGKKVDLKECSRSKLQKQSIKYLGPKKKGIFHHSSFLAGGATLAAGRLVVKDGMLKSISAYSGHYRPTDDHLESFLSFLKENGVNMDEVEIKKAKDDDESYEEGQSSKSHSASDLSTISESPPNIDFPKEEEKDFPLESPQAEKASSYKRTLSGGLESPRAEVPKTAILQRINSKKSSKSYQLGHQLSLSWSTGAGPRIGCIADYPAELRLQALELTNLSPRPHSGSSTPRPIDALVSPTCASPVLCNGDVTHL
- the LOC107843677 gene encoding IQ domain-containing protein IQM3 isoform X1, with product MELETHASSCFDNLNSHSPIRSNSFIDTNGRKCQWPDSTGAGDDIPVDKPATRHAKAAMTVQKVYRSYRTRRMLADSALVAEELWWQAIDHARLNQSTVTFFNVPQPETAASRWNRISLNASKVGKGLSRDGKAQKLAFQHWIEAIDPRHRYGHNLHVYYEEWRKSDAGQPFFFWLDLGDGKKVDLKECSRSKLQKQSIKYLGPQQREHYEYVVAEGKILHNQTGNHLDTTNGLPGAKWIFVMSTSKRLYAGEKKKGIFHHSSFLAGGATLAAGRLVVKDGMLKSISAYSGHYRPTDDHLESFLSFLKENGVNMDEVEIKKAKDDDESYEEGQSSKSHSASDLSTISESPPNIDFPKEEEKDFPLESPQAEKASSYKRTLSGGLESPRAEVPKTAILQRINSKKSSKSYQLGHQLSLSWSTGAGPRIGCIADYPAELRLQALELTNLSPRPHSGSSTPRPIDALVSPTCASPVLCNGDVTHL